The proteins below come from a single Beutenbergia cavernae DSM 12333 genomic window:
- a CDS encoding carbohydrate ABC transporter permease, which translates to MRRTRTRASFGAHLVAVVLILGTVLPFLWMLVSSFKTPSELNGVDKRLLPSGLFLGNYTKLLDTNFLTYFGNSVIVAAATTIVALLLAILAGYGFARFTFIGNRGMLLVVVAAQMFPAVMLAIPLFITVKNLGLLDSLVGLVVVYVSFALPFCIWLMRNYFLAVPVETEEAALIDGCTRFRALWRVVLPPALPGVMAAAVFTIIQVWEEFLYANTFIDTDSKRTLSVGLNSLIGEFTTDWGRLLAAGVLVMIPVLLIFGYLQRYVTQIAGGGVKG; encoded by the coding sequence GTGAGGCGCACCCGCACCCGCGCCTCGTTCGGCGCGCACCTCGTCGCCGTCGTCCTCATCCTCGGCACGGTCCTGCCGTTCCTGTGGATGCTGGTGTCGTCGTTCAAGACACCGAGCGAGCTCAACGGCGTCGACAAGCGACTCCTGCCGTCAGGGCTGTTCCTGGGCAACTACACGAAGCTGCTCGACACCAACTTCCTCACGTACTTCGGGAACTCGGTGATCGTCGCTGCGGCGACGACGATCGTCGCGCTGTTGCTGGCGATCCTCGCCGGCTACGGCTTCGCCCGGTTCACCTTCATCGGCAACCGGGGCATGCTGCTCGTCGTCGTGGCCGCCCAGATGTTCCCGGCGGTCATGCTCGCCATCCCGCTCTTCATCACCGTGAAGAACCTGGGACTGCTCGACTCGCTCGTCGGGCTCGTCGTCGTGTACGTCTCGTTCGCGCTGCCGTTCTGCATCTGGCTCATGCGCAACTACTTTCTCGCCGTCCCGGTGGAGACGGAGGAGGCGGCGCTCATCGACGGATGCACCCGGTTCCGCGCGCTGTGGCGCGTCGTGCTGCCGCCGGCGCTGCCTGGCGTCATGGCCGCCGCCGTGTTCACGATCATCCAGGTGTGGGAGGAGTTCCTGTACGCAAACACCTTCATCGACACGGACAGCAAGCGGACCCTCTCGGTGGGACTCAACTCGCTCATCGGCGAGTTCACGACCGACTGGGGTCGCCTGCTCGCCGCCGGCGTGCTCGTGATGATCCCGGTGCTGCTCATCTTCGGGTACCTGCAGCGGTACGTGACGCAGATCGCCGGAGGAGGGGTGAAGGGCTGA
- a CDS encoding carbohydrate ABC transporter permease: MSTITSARPETATPGATAARRRRLRARRLEPFAYIAPAFVALAVIIGYPVFNAIGTSFLNASLLRPGQDTFAGLANYSNLFASPTFWTVTARTLVWAGAALVVQVGLGLLIATTLNKRLLARGAIRTTLIVPWVVPTVLVALIWRFLLDPVSGPINSVLRSSGLLDDPPVWLADPTWALPVLVLISAWKWTPFTAVILLAGMQQIPPEQYEAAMVDGASPWQRFFHVTIPSIRTSLALVTLTTISGAINNFNGIWMFTRGGPVGATEILTTYAYRTAFMEFDFGKASAISVVIFVLMMVLAVTYFYVVEGRKGEKR; this comes from the coding sequence ATGTCAACCATCACCTCCGCCCGCCCCGAGACGGCGACGCCCGGCGCAACCGCAGCCCGGCGCCGTCGGCTGCGCGCCCGGCGCCTCGAACCGTTCGCGTACATCGCCCCGGCGTTCGTCGCGCTCGCGGTGATCATCGGGTACCCGGTGTTCAACGCCATCGGCACGAGCTTCCTGAACGCGAGCCTGCTGCGGCCCGGGCAGGACACGTTCGCCGGCCTGGCGAACTACTCCAACCTGTTCGCCAGCCCCACGTTCTGGACCGTCACCGCCCGCACGCTGGTGTGGGCCGGGGCGGCCCTCGTGGTGCAGGTCGGCCTCGGCCTGCTCATCGCGACCACGTTGAACAAGCGGCTCCTCGCCCGGGGCGCGATCCGGACGACGCTCATCGTCCCGTGGGTCGTACCGACCGTGCTGGTCGCGCTCATCTGGCGCTTCCTGCTCGACCCGGTCTCGGGGCCGATCAACTCCGTGCTGCGCAGCAGCGGGCTGCTGGACGACCCGCCGGTGTGGCTCGCGGACCCCACCTGGGCCCTGCCGGTGCTCGTGCTCATCAGCGCGTGGAAGTGGACGCCGTTCACCGCGGTGATCCTGCTCGCCGGGATGCAGCAGATCCCGCCGGAGCAGTACGAGGCGGCGATGGTCGACGGCGCCAGCCCCTGGCAGCGGTTCTTCCACGTCACGATCCCGAGCATCCGCACGTCGCTCGCGCTCGTCACGCTGACCACGATCTCGGGGGCGATCAACAACTTCAACGGGATCTGGATGTTCACGCGCGGCGGCCCCGTCGGCGCGACGGAGATCCTCACGACCTACGCGTACCGGACGGCGTTCATGGAGTTCGACTTCGGGAAGGCGTCGGCCATCTCGGTCGTCATCTTCGTGCTGATGATGGTCCTCGCGGTCACGTACTTCTACGTGGTCGAGGGCCGCAAGGGGGAGAAGCGGTGA